Genomic segment of Longimicrobium sp.:
GACGAGGCGATGCCGTCGGCCGCGCGGATCACGTCGGCGTATCCCCCGCCCTCCTGCAGCATCTCCGCCATCTTCGCGGGCGGCACGTTCAACTCGCGCGCGAAGTACGTCACCTTCTCGTTGAACTCCTGCACCCCGCCGGCGGTCGCGCCCGCGGCCGCCGCCGGCGCGTTCGGGACGGGAGCCGCCGCCGTCCCTCCCGTCGCCGCGGAAGCGGGAGCCGGCGGAGCGGGCGAGCCCGCGGGCGCCGCGCCGCCGGCCGGAAGCGCGCGGTCCAGCATCTCCCGCACGTTCCCCGCGATGCGCGCCACCACGCCCTTCGGCCTGGCCTCGGGCATCACCGCCGGCGCCGGCACGCCGGAGACCAGCGCCGCGGCGGGCGTCCCCGCGGCGGCATGCGGCTCCGCCACGCGCAGGGCGGCGAGCGGCACCACCGCCGCCGCGGCCACCACCAGCGCCGCGAAGCCCAGCCCGCGGCTCACCCCGCCGCGCGCGGTGGCGCCGTCCAGGATCGCCAGCAGGCGGCCCTCGAACTGCGACCGGCGCGCCATCGCCAGCGCGGCCGCGGGGCCCTCGGCCTGGCCCAGCGAGCGGACGATGTCCAGCAGGTGGTCGGCGTACGCCACCGGCCGCGTGCCGATGGAAAGCACCGCGTCGTCGCAGGCGTGCTCGCGCTCCTCGCGCATGCGGCGCGCGGCCATCCACACCAGCGGGTGGAACCAGAACAGCGCCAGCGACAGGTGCGCGATCCACTGCGTGAGCGGGTCCCACCGGCGCACGTGCGCCAGCTCGTGCGCCAGTACCACGGTGCGGCGCTCCTCGTCCCAGTCCTCCGCCTCCGCGGGAAGGAGAACCACGGGGCGCACGATTCCCCACGTCATCGGCACCACCGCGTGCGCCTCGCGCAGCAGCGTCACCACGCGCCCCACGCGCAGCCGCCGCGCCAGCCGGTCGGCGATGCGCACCCATCCCTCGTCGGTGATCTCCGTCGCCCGCCGCTCCATCCACCACACGCGCCCCAGCCCGTAGCCCAGGCGGAGGACGAGCAGCACCCCGCCCGCGCACCACACCGCCATCAGCGCCGTCTTCCAGTCGAACGGCGTTGCGGGAGATGAGGATGAAAGAGAGGGGGATGATGAAGACGACGGAGATACGGCGCCCGCGGCGGCCGGTCCGGCGCCCACGGGGGATGCGGGATGCGCGGCGGTAGATGCCGACGCATCGGCGCGGGGATGCGCGGCGGCGATGGGAGAAGATGCCGTCGCGGGCGACGCCACGAACGCCGCCGCCGGCCGCAGCGGCGCGGGGACGGGGACCACGCGCCACGCCGGCAGCAGCCGCGTGACGGCCGGCAGCGCCAGCATCGACGCCAGCGCGACCACCCACACCAGGTGCCGCGCGGCGGCCGAGCGGCGCCGCATCAGCCGCGTGGCCGCCAGCGCGGCGACGAGGACGAGGGTGCCCTTCGCGGCGGCGTCCGCCAGCACCGCGAACACGGAGGCCAGCTGCAGCGCGCTCATTCGCCCTCCTCCTCGCCGCGGGCACGGGCGATCAGCACGGCCAGGCGCTCCAGTTCGGCGGCCGAGGGCTTCTGCTCCTCGAGCAGCGCGTTCACCACCTGCTCGGTGCTCCCTCCGAAGAAGGTGCGCACCACGTCGCGCAGCGCCGTGGTGCGGGCGCGGCTGCGCGGCGTGGTGGGAAGGTACACGTAGCGCTTGCCGTCCAGCTCGTGCTTCAGGCGCCCGCGCTCCTCCAGCAGCCGCAGCGCCGCGCGCACCGCCGAGTACGTGGGCGGATCGGGGATCTCGTCCATTACCTCCGCCGCGGTGGCCTTCCCGCGCCGGTAGATGATCTCCATGATCTGGCGCTCGCGGCGGCTGAGCCCGGCCAGGTTGGTCGCTTCGGGCAT
This window contains:
- a CDS encoding M56 family metallopeptidase; the protein is MSALQLASVFAVLADAAAKGTLVLVAALAATRLMRRRSAAARHLVWVVALASMLALPAVTRLLPAWRVVPVPAPLRPAAAFVASPATASSPIAAAHPRADASASTAAHPASPVGAGPAAAGAVSPSSSSSPSLSSSSPATPFDWKTALMAVWCAGGVLLVLRLGYGLGRVWWMERRATEITDEGWVRIADRLARRLRVGRVVTLLREAHAVVPMTWGIVRPVVLLPAEAEDWDEERRTVVLAHELAHVRRWDPLTQWIAHLSLALFWFHPLVWMAARRMREEREHACDDAVLSIGTRPVAYADHLLDIVRSLGQAEGPAAALAMARRSQFEGRLLAILDGATARGGVSRGLGFAALVVAAAAVVPLAALRVAEPHAAAGTPAAALVSGVPAPAVMPEARPKGVVARIAGNVREMLDRALPAGGAAPAGSPAPPAPASAATGGTAAAPVPNAPAAAAGATAGGVQEFNEKVTYFARELNVPPAKMAEMLQEGGGYADVIRAADGIASSGDKAAVLLAVLRRPDVGTGDLALLLRSASTIGSSGDRGSVLKEFTRRYPLQPASVRTAFFGAARTMSSGDQREVLLAVLARAGEQPEAVSGVISSTAAMASGGDRRDVLLAVLSRPSLGAAQLVEVVGATGAIPSSGDRRDILLHVVSRPGLPREALTAALNASASIPSSGDRRDVLLAAASRQRVEGSARDAYLAAARPIADSGDRAMALSALLGPAAAAQPAASAAGSQTTTTTIHDHDSDGVWNSDISLTSDDGRHVTITSRDVVRGSDAADIREIRRGGRLVVEETRNGITRRAEMVPTASGPRGTYTVAGRAVAFEPEGRAWMARILREFTQ
- a CDS encoding BlaI/MecI/CopY family transcriptional regulator translates to MPEATNLAGLSRRERQIMEIIYRRGKATAAEVMDEIPDPPTYSAVRAALRLLEERGRLKHELDGKRYVYLPTTPRSRARTTALRDVVRTFFGGSTEQVVNALLEEQKPSAAELERLAVLIARARGEEEGE